The nucleotide window GCTGATGATTCCGTAACACTTCATATTCAGTCTATTGAAGGTACGACTTTAAAGACAGCAGAAGGAATATTTGAAATTAATTCTTCTTTACAAAGTGTATTTTCAGATACAAATAATACGGCATTAACAAATGCTATAGTTAAGGCTACAGTGGAAGAAAACCGTGTTATAGCAGTTGAATCACTGCAAATTGCTTCCAGTGGAACAGCTGAAAAGTCAGTTATATTGGATGGTCAATCTGTAATATTTGATGCTTCACTTACTGTAACAGGTGATTTTGTAGAAGTAAAAAATATTAAAATTGCGAAAGACATTACTGCTGCAGGTATAAATCAATCCTCAATTAAATTAAGTAATGTGGAAGTAGAAGGTACATTTAATATTGAAAACGAGCCGGAAAAATTGGCAAGCATTTCACCGGTCGCAAATACAAAGTTTTCGCCGAATTATGTAATTGAGAACAGTAAATTAAATAAGGTAAATATTGCACGTAATCTGGCAGATGTGACGTTAACAGGTACAAGTACAGTATCAAATTTATCGGTTGCAAATAATGTTCAGGAATTAACACTGAATGGCGAGTATAATGAAGTGTCATTACTCGCTTCTGATGAAATCAAACTTACAGGAAATGCCACTATTTCGAAATTAGTAACTAAAGCTGCTAATTCAGTTATTGATATTATCGGAACGGTTACATCTTTGGAAATTACAAATCCATTGGCTAAAGTCACATTAAATCCAAAGATTAAAGTCAGTAATCTCGTTCTGCCGACAGCTATAGATATTGCCTCGGTCATTACGAACTATAATGAGGTGCGCGGAAATATTGAAGCTGTGAACAATACAACGTCATCCCCAGGTTCAAATATAGTTACAACACCTGGTGGAGATACAATTGTTACACCAAAAGATCCAGAGAATTCAGATGGGCCTGAAGAACCTTCTGATAATGAAGATTCTGATATTGAAAAACCTGTTTTACCAGAAATTCCTTTAGATCCAGGAGACGAGCAGTTAGCAGAATATAAACCTGTTTTACCTGCAGGAAATTTGATAGAAGGTAAAATTTCCAATATAAGCGTTACGACGGGAGATTCATCGACCGTAACATCTGCGGATACGGTAAAAGTGAATTTATATGGCGATACACAAACATATAAACTAGCACCAGAATTGGTAGGCTTTTTCCTTGGTAACCGGTACACATTATCTGATGCAAATGTTGAGATGGTCATAAAAGAAGGCAGAATTATTGCCTTGAAAAATCTTGTTTTAAACAACACGTCTTCATCTACTCCGTTTATTCAAGGCGGAGGCATAACGATTTATGGAGATTTAAAGGTTGTAAATAACGAAATCGAAAAACTCTCAAATATAATAGTCACGGGTAATGTTATTTTGGCAGCAGACAGAACTGAAAATTTGGAAATAGCTCAAACTAAAGTATTTGGCAAAGTAGAATTTGAATCAAAGCCAGCTTTAGCAATGCGGACAAAATTTGCGAGTCTAACACCATTTGCAGCAGCAACTACACGTCTTAAAATTACATTTACAGATTCTACTGTAGCGATTATTGAAGTACGAAAAGCAGATGTGGAACTTCATACAGGTGGGACTACTGAAGTAGCGAATATCCGGTTATTTGCTAATGCAGAAATAACTTCGGATTTAACAAATGAAAAAATTCTTCCTAAAATTGTAATCGGGCAAGGCGTAACAAATGTAAAGTTAAATGCATCTATCGCAAATGTTATCATCGAATCAGATGAAAATGTTGTGGTAGGCGGAGAAGGCAACTTTGAAAATGTTGTAGTGAACACAAGTAAAGAAGTAGCTATTAATACAGTCGGGACGATTGGAAATCTTGATATTAAAAAAGATGATCCTAAAATTAAACTAGGTGAAGAAGTTAAATCTGTTGATAAAGTAACAACTATTTTGCCAGTTGAAGAAGTTTTCCAAAACTTTGATGATCTAAAAGGAAAAATCGGACAAGTTATTTTACCGGATATTAATTTCTTTACTGCTGAATTGATCGCTAACTATAAAGAATTGGGTTACCATACTATTAAGTTGGCAGGTGTCGGAAATTATACAGTAAAATATAGTTTAGTTAACTTTGAAGATTTTTGGAACTCACCTGAAATTAAACGCAACGTTGATCAGGCACCGAAAGACGCATTGACATACAATGTCGGGGAACAAATTTTCATACCAGGCAACAAATGGCTATATGTCTATACTGTAGATGATTCAAATATTATTAAAGATTATAAAACAGATTTCAGATATGGTGATTCAATCCGATTTACGAGTACAGAAACAGGAACAAAAATTGAATCTACGTTCGATGTCGTAGAAGGTTCTAAAGTTTCAGATGTCTATGAAGGAATATTCAACTTTAATCTAGAACAACCGATCGTCTTTTTAGGGACATCTACAATTGATGCGTATACTTGGACAAAAGAGGGGAATCTCATTTCATTTATTGTTCCGGGAACCGATAAAATCACATTGGCTGAAGACGACAAAGATAAAGGTCATTTCCGTCTAGATTGGAATGTTACAAAAATAAACGGGCATGGCTATAGAGGAGCATATGATAGCGGGAAAGCGACGGCATTAAAAGTAATCAAGGAAATTTATAGTCGCAGCATTAAAGATCCGGCTCCTTCAGAAATGTTAGCGGGTCCAATCAGTCTAGTATTTTATGCAGAATTGAAAATTAAAGATGAGGTTGTGGATCGCTCAAATGTTGAGCAATATAGAAGTGCGGTAGAAAAAGCGACAACATTGGAAGAGCTGTATGATTTAATTATCGAAGTAAACAAAAATAATAAGAAGTGATCTTATCAAGAGTTTGGAATATAAGAAGAAGTATTCTTGAATAAGAAGAAGCCCTTCATGAGCAAAGAATATTTAAACGCCCAGCCAAAAAAGCTATTTTTCTCAGAGAAAAATAGCTTTTTTGCATTTTTTCCGGTTCTGTTGCCTTTACTAAAGAACATTAGCTAAATTTCTAACTTAAAACTCTTTAGTAGATAAATTTTAATTAGAAAACAAAATAAATAGATTTAAAAACATTCAGTTTTTAAAATTATTTTAGTAAACAATTTATTACGTAGTTTTACAAAATCCACAACATTCAACCCAGTTACATAACTATGTCACTAATTTCTTGAAGTTAATAAATCTAAAAATCACCTATATTAATATAATAAAATGGTTGTACAATTCACCTATATTGAGGGAATTTAAACTGTAATTTTAAAGCCTTAAAAGCATAAAAATTCTCTTTAGAACAAAAATTCTCTTGAATTTTATTATTCAGACAATTACAATAGGCAATAAGGAAAGCGCTTAACTAAATTTACATAGGAGGTTTCTATAGTTGGAATTAAGATGGGGAATTTTAAGTGCAGCCAATATTGCATTTGAACAAGTTGTACCTGCTATCAGAAAAAGTCCGACATCCAAAGTAGCAGCCATTGCCTCTAAATCAAAACCTAAATTAGAACGTTTTCAAATTCAAACAGCTTATGATTCGTATGACGAGCTATTGGCAGATGAAACACTGGATTCAATCTATATCCCATTACCAAATGAGTTACATGCCAAATATGTGATAAAGGCTTTGGAGGCTGGAAAACATGTATTGGTCGAGAAACCTTTAGCTGTAAATCTTGAACAAGTAGAGGAAGTAATCGCTGCCCAACATGAAACAGAAAAAGTCGTTTTAGAAGCTTTTATGTACCAACATCATGCGCAGCATAGTTTTGTTAAGGCATTTATAGACAAAGGAGAGCTCGGGGAGATAAAGCATATAAAGGCACATTTTTCATGGCAGATTGAAGATGAAAATGATATTCGCTTAAATGCAAATTTAGGCGGTGGAGCTTTGAATGATGTTGGTTGTTATTGTATGCATGTAATTACACAAATTTTAAAGTTTCATCCTAGTCAGATCCAATATATTAAGACTGAAGGACAGGATGTGGACTTGACGGGTGTGTGTACGATGGTTGACCAGCACGGGGTGACAGCTACTTTCACCTGTTCTATGAATATGCCATTTTATGATATGTATGAAATCATAGGTACAAAAGGCAGCGTACGGGTGGAACACAGTTTTAGACCTGATTTATCCTACGACCAAAAAGGCCATATTACGATTTTTGATGAGAATCGTAAAATAATAGAAAAACATAAAATTGAAGATGATCAGTATTTACGTCAAATAGAAGAATTTGAACGCTGTATAAATAATCCGGACATTGCTAAACAATATTTGGAAGCATCCATTCAAAATATGAAATATATACAAAAAGCACATGAATCGTTAAATAATCGAATACTTACTACACTGGAGGAATGAAAGAGATGATTTCTGTAGCATTAATAGGGCTAGGGAGGTTAGGGATTAGCCACGCGGTAAATTTACTGAAAATTAGAAATTTTAACTTAAAAGTCGTTTGTGATAATAAGTTGGAAATTGCTGAAGAAGTTGCAAGGAAGTACGGGATACCTCATTTTACAGAGCGCCCTGAAGATATTTTTGAAGATGAAAGTATACAAGCCGTAGTTATCGTTTCATCTACTACAACTCACTTTGAATTAGTAACAGGTGCTTTAAGAGCAGGTAAAGCTGTCTTCGTTGAGAAACCGCTTACCCTAGATTTAGAGGAATCTTTAAAGATAGAACAAGTACTGGATGAGACTAATGGTTTTTGCCAGATCGGCTTTATGAGACGCTTTGATTTTGACTATATGGAGGCAAAGCGAGCGATAGATGAAGGAGCGATCGGTCAGCCCATATATTTTAAAAGCATAAGCCGGGATCCCTATGCTCCACCTCTATCCTTTATACAACGCAGTGGAGGAATCTTTATTGATTTAATGATACATGACATGGACCTGGCACATTACTTGATGGGGACAACCGTTTCAGAGATTGCTGCTTTCGGCAGTATTATAAAATACCCGGACTTCAGTCAGGCGGGAGATGTGGATCAGGCAATGGCTTTTCTGAAGTTTGAAAACGGTTACATTGGAGATTTAGAAGGAAGCCGAAATGCATTTTACGGCTATGATGTAAGAACAGAAGTCATCGGAACAGAAGGGACGTTGTTAATCGGCAGTAACCGGAAGTCCAATGTTCAGATATTAACAGGCAGCGGAAACCGACATGAAATAATTCCAGTGTTTCAGGAACGCTTTACATCTGCTTATGTCAATGAGTTAAGCGCTTTCGCAAATGCGATTGAACAAGGATTACCTTCATTGGCAACTGTGAGTGATAGTATTCGGGCATTGAAAGTAGCTCTTGCTGCGACCCAGTCTTTTAAACAGAATGGGGTGCTCATTCCAACAAATGCTTAAGGGAGTGACAGGATGATACAACCATTATTAGAAGTAAAACAACTATTCAAAAGTTTCTCGAGTAATCATGTTCTAAAAGGGGTCGATTTTAATGTGAGTCCCGCAGAAGTACATGTATTACTTGGTGAAAACGGCGCGGGAAAATCAACACTGATCAAGATTCTGACAGGGGCCTATTCGTTAGATAAAGGTGAAATTTACTGGGAAGGAAAACCGGTAAAGATTAACACGCCTATTGAAGCAATGGATATTGGGATTGCAACGATTTATCAGGAGTTAAATGTTATCGAGGAATTAACAGTCTATGAAAATATTTTCTTAGGGCGAGAATTGAAAAACAGCAAATTCAGTTTGCTTAACCGCAAACAGATGATTGAAAAAGCAAAGGAATTATTAGTTCGACTCGGTCAAAACCCTCTTTTAGCAACTGAAACATTAGGCAATTTAGGAATGGGTCAGCAGCAACTGGTGGAAATTGCGAAGGCGCTAATTCTGGAAGCTAAACTCATTATTATGGACGAACCGACATCCAGTTTAAGTGGTCGGGAAGTCGAACAGCTCTATAAAATTGTCGATCAGTTGAGAAATGAAGGGATTGCAATTATCTTTATTTCCCACCGCTTGGAAGAAATTCAGCGTTTGGGAGACCGGATTACGATTTTAAGGGATGGTAATTCTATCGATACGGTAGAAGTGGCCACTACGACACCTGACGAATGGATCGAGCTGATGGTAGGACGTTCATTGGATGAAAAGTTCCCTAAGAAAGATTTTGAACGCGGGAAAGTTGGCTTCAGTTTAAGGGACTTTGTTGTAGAGGCAGGTCAAGAACCGATAAATCTGGATGTTCACTACGGTGAAATTGTCGGGATTTCGGGGTTAGTCGGAGCAGGCCGGACTGAATTGGCAAGGGCTATATTTAGTGCTGATAAACGGGTTGCCGGAAAAATATTTATTAACGGAAAAGAAAAGAAAATTAAAAATCCCCGACAGGCAATTGATGCGGGAATCGCCTTTATTACGGAAGATAGAAAATCGGAAGGACTATTGCTCGACTTGCCGCTGGACTTGAATGTCTGTCTGGCAAATATGAAGAAGTTTACAGGCAGGTCAAGGTTATTGGATTTAAAGGCAATGAAAGAACAGGCAAACAACTATATTCAGGATTTGCAGGTAAGACCGAATAACATTGAATTGAATGCCCGGCATTTCAGCGGCGGGAATCAGCAGAAAGTTGTTATCGCCAAGTGGCTTTGTACAAATGCCGATATATTTATCTTTGATGAACCGACAAGAGGAATTGACGTTGGTGCAAAAGTTGAAGTATATCGTCTGATGAATACATTGGTCGATGAAGGCAAAGTTGTAATTATGATTTCGTCGGATCTGCCGGAAATCCTGGGAATGTGTGATCGTGTATTAGTAATGAATACAGGAAAGATTACAGCGGATTTACCAATTGCAGAAGCTACGCAAGAACAAATAATGAAAGCGGCTACAATCGGCTTATAAAGGGGGAAACTGTAATGGAAAAACTAACGGAAATAGGCGGGGAAATTAGTGTTGAAGCTGAGAAAAGCAAGTTTAACTACAAAGGTGTATTAGGTAAATTCGGATCTTTACTGGCGCTCATTCTTTTAATGATTGTCCTGACAACATTGTCGGATAAATTTTTAACAGTAAATAACTTAATGAATATTGCAAGACAGTCAACAGTAAATGCATTACTTGCACTAGGAATGCTGCTGCCAATTTTAACGGCAGGGATCGACTTGTCTGTAGGTTCTATCTTAGCTATTTCGATTATGTCAATGGGGTTAGTTTCGGTCACGATGGGAATGCATCCTATTTTAGGGATTCTGGTTTGTTTACTTGTTGGTGCCGGATTTGGGCTTTTAAATGGTGTGCTGTTAACGAAGCTGCGTCTGCCACACCCGTTCATCTCAACGCTGGGAACGATGAATATTGCAAGAGGACTGGCATTAATTATTACTGGTGCAGCCCCAATTGCAGGTTTCCCGTTTTTAATTCAGTACTTCGGCAGTGAATACGTGGGTCCAATCCCAGTAAGTTTTGTAGTAGTAATCATTTTCTATTGTCTGTTCCATGTCTTCTTAACAAGATCACAAACCGGACGATACATTTATGCGATCGGCGGCAATAAGGAAGCGGCGAGACTTTCAGGAATTAATGTCGACCGGGTGTTAATTATTGTTTATACATTAAGTGGTTTAATGGCCGGATTAGCCGGATTAATGATGGTAGGACGTGTCAATTCCGCCTTCCCATTAGCTGGGTCTGGCTATGAGTTGGATGCGATTGCAGCTGTAATTATTGGAGGAGCAAGTTTCTTCGGCGGTGTCGGAACAGTATGGGGAACTTTAGTAGGGGTATTTATCATTGCAGTATTAAGGAACGGTTTAAATTTACTGAATGTATCCGCAGATTTCCAGATGGCTGTTATCGGTATTGTAATCATCGCTGCAGTATTTGTTGATGTACTTCGTCAACGTAAATCAAAATCATCTTAAAAAAAGGGAGAGTTACTATGAAAAAATTCAGTTGGCTATTACTTATCGTATTGGTTGTCGGTGTTCTTACAGCTTGTGGGTCAGATGAAACATCAGGTGAAGTTCAAGGGGCTTCAGGTTCAAGCTCGGATGCCAGTGTAGCAGTAGTTTTGAAAACATTATCAAGTCCTTATTGGAAATATGTTGAGGCTGGTGCAAAGAAAGCG belongs to Solibacillus sp. FSL W7-1436 and includes:
- a CDS encoding S-layer homology domain-containing protein, with protein sequence MAQNSAFTGIKFRTAGLNAPQYSDGTFRPNASLTRGQAAKILANALNLDTSSKELKFKDVTSKSGYIGAINALVNAGIINGYEDNTFKPNAPLTRGQMAKVLVNAFGLEKSTSLSHKFKDVSNENGYKFDIQTLIDHSITQGKTDTTYAPAEAVTRGQMATFVVRAENAKAKMSADDSVTLHIQSIEGTTLKTAEGIFEINSSLQSVFSDTNNTALTNAIVKATVEENRVIAVESLQIASSGTAEKSVILDGQSVIFDASLTVTGDFVEVKNIKIAKDITAAGINQSSIKLSNVEVEGTFNIENEPEKLASISPVANTKFSPNYVIENSKLNKVNIARNLADVTLTGTSTVSNLSVANNVQELTLNGEYNEVSLLASDEIKLTGNATISKLVTKAANSVIDIIGTVTSLEITNPLAKVTLNPKIKVSNLVLPTAIDIASVITNYNEVRGNIEAVNNTTSSPGSNIVTTPGGDTIVTPKDPENSDGPEEPSDNEDSDIEKPVLPEIPLDPGDEQLAEYKPVLPAGNLIEGKISNISVTTGDSSTVTSADTVKVNLYGDTQTYKLAPELVGFFLGNRYTLSDANVEMVIKEGRIIALKNLVLNNTSSSTPFIQGGGITIYGDLKVVNNEIEKLSNIIVTGNVILAADRTENLEIAQTKVFGKVEFESKPALAMRTKFASLTPFAAATTRLKITFTDSTVAIIEVRKADVELHTGGTTEVANIRLFANAEITSDLTNEKILPKIVIGQGVTNVKLNASIANVIIESDENVVVGGEGNFENVVVNTSKEVAINTVGTIGNLDIKKDDPKIKLGEEVKSVDKVTTILPVEEVFQNFDDLKGKIGQVILPDINFFTAELIANYKELGYHTIKLAGVGNYTVKYSLVNFEDFWNSPEIKRNVDQAPKDALTYNVGEQIFIPGNKWLYVYTVDDSNIIKDYKTDFRYGDSIRFTSTETGTKIESTFDVVEGSKVSDVYEGIFNFNLEQPIVFLGTSTIDAYTWTKEGNLISFIVPGTDKITLAEDDKDKGHFRLDWNVTKINGHGYRGAYDSGKATALKVIKEIYSRSIKDPAPSEMLAGPISLVFYAELKIKDEVVDRSNVEQYRSAVEKATTLEELYDLIIEVNKNNKK
- a CDS encoding Gfo/Idh/MocA family protein, whose translation is MELRWGILSAANIAFEQVVPAIRKSPTSKVAAIASKSKPKLERFQIQTAYDSYDELLADETLDSIYIPLPNELHAKYVIKALEAGKHVLVEKPLAVNLEQVEEVIAAQHETEKVVLEAFMYQHHAQHSFVKAFIDKGELGEIKHIKAHFSWQIEDENDIRLNANLGGGALNDVGCYCMHVITQILKFHPSQIQYIKTEGQDVDLTGVCTMVDQHGVTATFTCSMNMPFYDMYEIIGTKGSVRVEHSFRPDLSYDQKGHITIFDENRKIIEKHKIEDDQYLRQIEEFERCINNPDIAKQYLEASIQNMKYIQKAHESLNNRILTTLEE
- a CDS encoding Gfo/Idh/MocA family oxidoreductase: MISVALIGLGRLGISHAVNLLKIRNFNLKVVCDNKLEIAEEVARKYGIPHFTERPEDIFEDESIQAVVIVSSTTTHFELVTGALRAGKAVFVEKPLTLDLEESLKIEQVLDETNGFCQIGFMRRFDFDYMEAKRAIDEGAIGQPIYFKSISRDPYAPPLSFIQRSGGIFIDLMIHDMDLAHYLMGTTVSEIAAFGSIIKYPDFSQAGDVDQAMAFLKFENGYIGDLEGSRNAFYGYDVRTEVIGTEGTLLIGSNRKSNVQILTGSGNRHEIIPVFQERFTSAYVNELSAFANAIEQGLPSLATVSDSIRALKVALAATQSFKQNGVLIPTNA
- a CDS encoding sugar ABC transporter ATP-binding protein, encoding MIQPLLEVKQLFKSFSSNHVLKGVDFNVSPAEVHVLLGENGAGKSTLIKILTGAYSLDKGEIYWEGKPVKINTPIEAMDIGIATIYQELNVIEELTVYENIFLGRELKNSKFSLLNRKQMIEKAKELLVRLGQNPLLATETLGNLGMGQQQLVEIAKALILEAKLIIMDEPTSSLSGREVEQLYKIVDQLRNEGIAIIFISHRLEEIQRLGDRITILRDGNSIDTVEVATTTPDEWIELMVGRSLDEKFPKKDFERGKVGFSLRDFVVEAGQEPINLDVHYGEIVGISGLVGAGRTELARAIFSADKRVAGKIFINGKEKKIKNPRQAIDAGIAFITEDRKSEGLLLDLPLDLNVCLANMKKFTGRSRLLDLKAMKEQANNYIQDLQVRPNNIELNARHFSGGNQQKVVIAKWLCTNADIFIFDEPTRGIDVGAKVEVYRLMNTLVDEGKVVIMISSDLPEILGMCDRVLVMNTGKITADLPIAEATQEQIMKAATIGL
- a CDS encoding ABC transporter permease — protein: MEKLTEIGGEISVEAEKSKFNYKGVLGKFGSLLALILLMIVLTTLSDKFLTVNNLMNIARQSTVNALLALGMLLPILTAGIDLSVGSILAISIMSMGLVSVTMGMHPILGILVCLLVGAGFGLLNGVLLTKLRLPHPFISTLGTMNIARGLALIITGAAPIAGFPFLIQYFGSEYVGPIPVSFVVVIIFYCLFHVFLTRSQTGRYIYAIGGNKEAARLSGINVDRVLIIVYTLSGLMAGLAGLMMVGRVNSAFPLAGSGYELDAIAAVIIGGASFFGGVGTVWGTLVGVFIIAVLRNGLNLLNVSADFQMAVIGIVIIAAVFVDVLRQRKSKSS